A section of the Solitalea canadensis DSM 3403 genome encodes:
- a CDS encoding UDP-N-acetylmuramoyl-L-alanyl-D-glutamate--2,6-diaminopimelate ligase, whose product MRQLNNILENITVLDIKGSLDVTVSSITFDSRAVNEGCLFVAVKGTTVDGHKFIEQAVGKGASAILCEEFPLTLLPDVTYVKVEDSHAALGWLGAAFYEHPSSRLKLIGVTGTNGKTTCATLLFNLFRGLGYKCGLISTVQNQIEDRVIPATHTTPDAIALNGLLADMVNEGCDYTFMEVSSHALAQKRIEGLVFVGGMFTNITHDHLDFHKTFDEYLKAKKSFFDHLPAAAFALSNVDDKRGMVMLQNTKAKKKTYSLKSMADYKAKLIEDHFTGMLLNIDGQEVWFKMVGKFNAYNLLAVYAAATLLDQDKQEVLSVLSTLNGAEGRFDYIVAPDKRIGIVDYAHTPDAVQNVLETILEIRRPTEKIITVIGCGGDRDRTKRPVMAKVACEYSDKVILTSDNPRTEDPQFIIKEMEAGIPVSKKTSTVSITDRREAIKTACMLAQPGDIILLAGKGHEKYQDINGVKHHFDDKEELLTQFGN is encoded by the coding sequence ATGAGACAGCTTAACAACATATTAGAAAATATTACTGTACTTGATATAAAGGGTTCATTAGATGTAACGGTTTCTTCCATTACGTTTGACTCTCGTGCTGTAAATGAAGGTTGTTTATTTGTTGCCGTTAAGGGAACAACAGTTGATGGCCATAAATTTATTGAACAGGCTGTAGGTAAAGGTGCTTCTGCTATTTTATGTGAGGAGTTCCCTTTAACCCTTTTGCCTGATGTTACTTATGTGAAAGTTGAGGATAGTCATGCTGCTTTAGGCTGGCTCGGTGCGGCATTTTATGAACATCCTTCTTCAAGATTGAAATTGATAGGTGTAACGGGAACAAATGGAAAGACCACTTGTGCTACTTTGCTTTTCAACTTGTTCAGAGGTTTGGGTTATAAATGCGGGCTCATATCAACGGTTCAGAATCAGATTGAAGACCGTGTGATTCCTGCTACGCACACTACACCTGATGCAATTGCCCTAAATGGCTTACTTGCTGATATGGTTAACGAAGGTTGTGATTACACTTTCATGGAAGTAAGTTCTCATGCACTTGCTCAAAAACGTATTGAGGGATTAGTATTCGTTGGTGGAATGTTTACCAACATTACCCATGATCACCTCGATTTTCATAAAACTTTTGACGAATACCTTAAGGCTAAGAAGTCATTTTTTGATCACTTACCAGCAGCTGCCTTTGCATTAAGTAACGTGGATGATAAGCGTGGAATGGTAATGTTGCAGAATACCAAAGCTAAAAAGAAAACCTACAGCTTAAAAAGCATGGCCGACTATAAGGCCAAGCTGATTGAAGATCACTTTACGGGAATGTTGTTAAACATTGATGGTCAGGAAGTATGGTTTAAGATGGTAGGTAAGTTCAACGCTTATAATTTATTAGCTGTTTATGCAGCAGCAACATTACTTGATCAGGATAAGCAAGAGGTTTTAAGTGTTTTAAGTACCCTCAATGGGGCTGAAGGTCGTTTTGATTATATCGTTGCACCGGATAAAAGGATTGGGATAGTTGACTATGCTCATACTCCGGATGCTGTTCAAAATGTATTGGAAACGATTCTTGAGATTCGTCGTCCTACCGAAAAGATCATAACAGTAATTGGTTGCGGAGGCGATCGTGATCGTACTAAACGTCCTGTTATGGCAAAAGTTGCTTGTGAATACAGTGATAAGGTTATTCTTACTTCTGATAATCCACGCACTGAAGATCCTCAGTTCATTATTAAAGAAATGGAAGCGGGTATTCCAGTATCAAAGAAAACCTCAACTGTTTCAATTACTGATCGTCGGGAAGCTATTAAAACTGCCTGTATGCTGGCTCAACCAGGCGACATTATTCTGTTGGCAGGAAAAGGGCATGAAAAGTATCAGGACATAAATGGTGTTAAGCATCATTTTGATGATAAAGAAGAGTTACTCACGCAATTTGGGAATTAA
- the mraZ gene encoding division/cell wall cluster transcriptional repressor MraZ, with product MIQFIGEYDCKIDPKGRVMIPAGLKKQLPEEAADKFVINRGFEKCLVLYPYNEWQKISAEVNKLNLYNQKNRNFARYFFRGATELSLDANGRILLPKSLLEYAGITNDLVLFPYSNRIEVWSKDAYDNLLNEEPEDFAMLAEEVMGGAIGERSEDELS from the coding sequence ATGATTCAATTTATCGGTGAATATGATTGCAAAATTGATCCCAAAGGGAGGGTTATGATCCCTGCTGGGCTTAAGAAGCAATTGCCTGAAGAGGCCGCTGATAAGTTTGTGATTAATAGAGGTTTTGAAAAGTGTTTAGTGCTTTACCCTTACAATGAGTGGCAAAAGATCAGTGCTGAGGTAAATAAGTTAAACCTTTATAATCAGAAGAATAGAAACTTTGCTCGTTATTTCTTCCGTGGAGCCACCGAATTATCGTTAGACGCCAACGGACGTATTTTATTGCCTAAGTCGCTATTAGAATATGCGGGAATAACTAATGACCTTGTATTGTTTCCTTACTCAAACCGTATTGAGGTTTGGTCGAAAGATGCTTATGATAATTTATTAAATGAAGAACCTGAAGATTTTGCAATGCTGGCAGAAGAAGTGATGGGTGGTGCAATAGGAGAAAGGAGTGAAGATGAGTTATCATAA
- a CDS encoding inorganic phosphate transporter, producing MTLLIIIIVLALIFDFINGFHDAANSIATIVSTKVLTPVQAVIWAAFFNVMAFWIFELHVADTIAKTVKTDAISLEVIFAGLCAAIIWNLITWWMGIPSSSSHTLIGGFAGAAISHAGFGVVKMDVVLPILLFIVAAPVIGMLVSYIISVIMLWLSRKGNPYKLNNTFKGLQLLSSALFSLGHGGNDAQKVMGIIAAALVVYANQHPDSVPQWMEVIRVGGKIKHIPSWVVMGCYSAIGFGTLFGGWKIVKTMGTKITKMSPFEGVAAETAGAITLFTTAELGIPVSTTHTITGSIIGVGLTKRISAVRWGVTINLLWAWLLTIPISGLFAAGFYWLLKVFSIVAN from the coding sequence ATGACTCTGCTGATTATAATCATCGTTTTAGCCTTGATTTTTGATTTTATCAATGGCTTTCATGATGCCGCAAATTCTATTGCTACAATTGTCTCTACTAAAGTCCTTACGCCTGTTCAGGCGGTTATTTGGGCTGCCTTTTTTAACGTAATGGCATTTTGGATATTTGAACTTCATGTTGCTGATACCATTGCCAAAACCGTTAAAACTGACGCCATTTCCCTTGAAGTTATTTTTGCCGGATTATGCGCTGCTATCATCTGGAATTTAATTACATGGTGGATGGGAATTCCTTCCAGCTCTTCTCATACACTGATTGGAGGTTTTGCAGGTGCTGCAATTTCCCATGCTGGTTTTGGAGTTGTAAAAATGGATGTAGTTCTTCCAATTTTGTTGTTTATTGTTGCTGCTCCTGTTATTGGTATGCTGGTGTCCTATATTATTTCGGTAATAATGCTCTGGCTCAGCCGGAAAGGGAATCCCTACAAACTCAATAATACATTTAAAGGTTTGCAATTATTATCGTCCGCTTTATTCAGTTTAGGACATGGTGGTAATGATGCGCAAAAAGTAATGGGTATTATAGCCGCTGCTTTGGTAGTATACGCTAATCAACATCCCGACAGTGTGCCTCAATGGATGGAAGTAATTCGCGTGGGAGGTAAGATAAAACATATTCCATCATGGGTAGTGATGGGCTGTTACTCAGCGATTGGTTTTGGTACATTGTTCGGTGGCTGGAAAATCGTAAAAACGATGGGTACTAAGATTACCAAAATGTCGCCATTTGAGGGAGTTGCTGCCGAAACAGCAGGTGCAATTACCCTTTTTACCACCGCTGAATTGGGTATTCCTGTAAGTACTACTCATACTATTACCGGATCAATTATCGGTGTAGGTTTAACTAAACGTATTTCAGCTGTTCGCTGGGGTGTTACCATTAACCTGTTATGGGCCTGGTTGCTTACCATTCCTATCTCAGGCTTGTTTGCTGCCGGATTTTACTGGTTGTTAAAAGTATTTAGTATTGTAGCTAACTAA
- a CDS encoding DUF47 domain-containing protein, whose translation MSLNSIFQFFVPKDKKFFPLFEQATANLTNMSIVMIELVNSKTVEERNALIRKIEDLEHVGDDVTHAILTELSRNFITPFDREDIHDLASKIDDVADYLNGSAKDFLLYDIMDYSQSIKDLINLIHEGAQQLQIAVRELQNLKNVKLIHEAIVKIHSVENKADNVLDQALADLFKHEEDVKELIKMKEVLSMLELATDKCEDAANVISSIVLKNS comes from the coding sequence ATGTCGTTAAATTCAATTTTTCAATTTTTTGTTCCTAAAGACAAAAAATTCTTTCCTCTGTTTGAGCAAGCCACAGCCAACCTTACCAACATGTCAATTGTAATGATTGAGCTGGTAAATTCTAAAACTGTGGAAGAGCGTAATGCGCTGATTCGTAAAATCGAGGACCTCGAGCATGTTGGTGATGATGTTACTCATGCAATTTTAACTGAGCTTAGCCGCAATTTTATCACTCCTTTCGACCGTGAAGATATTCATGATCTTGCGTCGAAAATTGATGACGTTGCAGATTACTTAAATGGTTCAGCAAAAGATTTTCTTTTGTATGATATCATGGATTACTCACAATCAATTAAAGACCTTATTAATTTGATCCATGAAGGTGCGCAACAATTGCAAATTGCTGTAAGGGAGTTGCAAAACCTAAAAAATGTGAAGTTGATTCATGAAGCTATCGTTAAAATCCATAGCGTTGAAAACAAAGCTGACAATGTATTAGACCAAGCTCTGGCAGATTTGTTCAAACATGAAGAAGACGTGAAAGAATTGATCAAGATGAAAGAAGTACTTTCAATGTTGGAGTTAGCAACTGATAAGTGTGAAGATGCTGCCAACGTTATCTCATCAATTGTATTAAAGAATTCATAA
- the mraY gene encoding phospho-N-acetylmuramoyl-pentapeptide-transferase produces the protein MLYYLFTWLDKEYDFPGAGVFQYISFRTAMAVILSLIITTVFGRRLINVLLRLQVGETVRDLGLAGQKEKQGTPTMGGLIIIGGILIPTLLFAKINNIYVILMIITTIWMGGIGFLDDYIKVFKKDKEGLAGRFKILGQVIIGLVVGVTMYFHKDVVIREKLPQQQIQSQQVLGTDAKTISSSHFGSDMKSTKTNVPFYKNNEFDYGKVLKFLPDYEKYTPFIFILAVIIIITAVSNGANITDGIDGLATGTSAIIGVALGVLAYLSGNLIFADYLNIMYIPNSGELMVFAGAFIGSCIGFLWYNAFPAQVFMGDTGSLALGGIIATFAIIIRKELLIPVLCGIFLVENLSVIMQVSYFKYTKKKFGEGRRIFLMSPLHHHFQKKGYHESKIVTRFWIIGIILAIVSIVTLKLR, from the coding sequence ATGCTTTACTATCTGTTCACCTGGCTTGATAAAGAATATGACTTCCCTGGAGCGGGGGTGTTTCAATATATCTCATTCCGCACAGCAATGGCGGTTATTCTTTCATTGATCATTACCACTGTTTTTGGACGTAGATTGATTAATGTCTTATTGAGACTGCAAGTTGGTGAAACAGTGCGTGATTTGGGATTGGCCGGACAAAAAGAGAAGCAGGGAACTCCTACCATGGGTGGTCTGATTATTATTGGGGGGATTTTGATTCCTACTTTATTGTTTGCGAAGATCAACAACATTTATGTAATCCTGATGATCATTACGACTATTTGGATGGGTGGTATTGGTTTTCTGGATGATTATATCAAAGTATTTAAGAAGGATAAAGAAGGTTTAGCTGGAAGATTTAAGATCCTTGGTCAGGTAATTATTGGTCTTGTTGTGGGCGTAACCATGTATTTTCACAAAGACGTGGTTATCCGCGAAAAGCTACCACAACAACAAATTCAGAGTCAGCAAGTGCTGGGAACAGATGCTAAAACTATCAGCTCAAGTCATTTTGGTAGTGATATGAAGTCGACCAAAACCAACGTGCCTTTTTATAAGAATAACGAGTTTGATTATGGTAAGGTATTAAAGTTCCTTCCTGATTATGAAAAATATACACCATTCATTTTTATACTGGCTGTAATCATCATTATTACTGCTGTGTCAAATGGTGCAAATATTACAGATGGTATTGATGGATTGGCAACGGGAACTTCCGCAATTATCGGAGTGGCACTTGGTGTTCTGGCTTACCTGTCAGGTAACCTGATCTTTGCAGATTATCTGAACATAATGTACATACCAAATTCGGGTGAGCTGATGGTATTCGCAGGAGCATTTATTGGTTCGTGTATTGGTTTTCTATGGTATAATGCATTCCCTGCGCAGGTGTTTATGGGCGATACAGGTAGCTTGGCATTAGGAGGAATTATCGCAACGTTCGCCATCATCATCCGTAAAGAATTATTGATCCCTGTTTTATGCGGTATATTCTTAGTAGAGAATTTATCAGTAATCATGCAGGTATCCTATTTCAAATACACGAAGAAGAAATTTGGAGAAGGACGCAGGATTTTCCTGATGTCGCCTTTACATCACCATTTCCAGAAGAAGGGGTATCATGAATCAAAGATCGTAACCCGCTTCTGGATTATTGGGATCATTTTGGCGATCGTATCAATTGTAACATTGAAGCTTAGATAA
- a CDS encoding FtsL-like putative cell division protein, with translation MNDRTQNTLKEELEPRMKESSKEPKQLPRNFFTLLMKGEYLSQQTAVSWLPYFIFLGGIAMFYITNRHFAERNVREIDKANKELKELRWEYMTNKAELMFLSKQTEVAERAEKLGLKESTEPPKKIVVKKNEN, from the coding sequence ATGAACGATCGGACTCAAAATACATTAAAAGAAGAACTGGAACCACGGATGAAGGAATCATCGAAGGAGCCTAAACAGCTTCCCCGAAATTTCTTTACCCTGCTGATGAAAGGTGAGTACTTATCACAGCAAACAGCAGTTTCATGGCTTCCCTACTTTATTTTTCTAGGCGGTATCGCTATGTTTTACATAACTAACCGTCATTTCGCCGAACGTAATGTTAGGGAAATAGATAAAGCAAATAAGGAACTGAAGGAGCTTCGCTGGGAATACATGACCAATAAAGCGGAATTGATGTTCCTGAGTAAGCAAACGGAAGTTGCTGAACGTGCAGAGAAACTTGGATTAAAAGAATCAACAGAACCACCTAAAAAGATAGTTGTAAAAAAGAATGAAAATTAA
- a CDS encoding penicillin-binding protein, with amino-acid sequence MKIKTDILLRVYVAYAVLFLFAFAIVFRIWQLQFVQGKKWARMADSLTTKFVNVEAVRGSIYSEDGSLIATSMPEYEVRMDVNADPITDEVFGDKVDSLSYRLSNLFRDKTSAEYTRALKKARSEGQRYFLVQRKVDYNQLKELKTFPIFNMGRYKGGLIVLQKNKRILPFKLLASRTIGYYVQDVKPVGLEGAYNEYISGKTGKRLMQRIAGGVWMPVNDDVEIAPVDGSDIISTLNVNIQDVAQNALLKQLKEQNAASGTVILMEVSTGEIRAIANLMRVAPGQYEEKYNTAIGAATEPGSTFKLASFLVAIEDKKFDLDDTVDVSKGYRVFRGRVMKDSHTLKEGRVTMKTVFEQSSNVGTSVAIWKAYKNDPAKFVAGLERLGLGKRMGLQIPGEARPHFKHPGDKDWYGTTLPWLSIGYEQTITPLQTLTLYNAIANNGTMVAPKFVKEIRYLGKTVQSFDTKVLADKIVSDRTLGKAKELLEAVVQEGSAKVLKTSVFPIAGKTGTAQIANGKLGYRGNLRYQASFCGYFPADNPKYSMIVLINEPTNKLYYGGAVSAPVFKEVADKVYATQLEINPGIEKQYVKNTTMVPVAKVGYRTETEYIYNKLGISMSGNTKSTWIHTAKYDNAVKMAEVDVPENAVPNVIGMGLQDAIYLLENAGLRTVARGKGRVVGQSIAAGAQIIKGNTIGLELR; translated from the coding sequence ATGAAAATTAAGACCGACATATTACTTCGTGTTTACGTAGCATATGCTGTTCTGTTTCTATTCGCTTTTGCTATCGTTTTCCGTATCTGGCAGTTGCAGTTTGTGCAAGGCAAGAAATGGGCACGCATGGCCGACAGTCTTACTACCAAATTTGTGAATGTGGAGGCTGTACGCGGTAGTATTTATTCAGAGGATGGCAGCTTAATAGCTACTTCCATGCCTGAATACGAAGTGCGTATGGATGTTAACGCTGATCCTATTACAGATGAAGTGTTTGGCGATAAGGTGGATTCCTTAAGCTATCGGTTGTCCAATCTTTTTAGAGATAAAACTTCTGCCGAATATACCCGTGCATTGAAGAAAGCGAGATCAGAAGGTCAACGCTATTTTTTGGTTCAACGTAAGGTCGATTATAATCAATTGAAGGAGCTGAAAACCTTCCCAATTTTTAATATGGGACGTTACAAAGGTGGCTTAATTGTTCTTCAAAAAAATAAACGAATTCTTCCATTTAAATTATTGGCTTCACGTACCATTGGGTATTACGTTCAGGATGTTAAGCCGGTAGGTTTAGAAGGTGCCTACAATGAATATATCTCAGGTAAAACGGGTAAACGGTTGATGCAACGTATTGCCGGTGGTGTCTGGATGCCTGTAAATGATGATGTGGAAATAGCACCTGTTGATGGCAGCGATATTATTTCAACTCTTAATGTAAATATTCAGGACGTTGCTCAAAATGCACTGTTAAAGCAACTAAAAGAGCAAAATGCAGCCAGTGGAACGGTAATATTAATGGAGGTTTCGACAGGAGAGATTAGGGCTATTGCCAATTTAATGCGTGTGGCTCCCGGGCAGTACGAAGAGAAATATAATACAGCAATTGGTGCGGCTACAGAGCCGGGTTCCACATTTAAGTTAGCTTCATTTTTAGTAGCGATTGAAGATAAGAAATTTGACCTGGATGATACCGTTGATGTGAGTAAAGGATATAGAGTATTTCGTGGACGTGTAATGAAGGATTCTCATACGCTGAAAGAGGGTAGGGTAACGATGAAAACCGTTTTCGAGCAGTCTTCCAATGTAGGAACTTCAGTTGCCATCTGGAAAGCATATAAGAATGATCCTGCTAAGTTTGTGGCTGGTTTGGAGCGATTGGGGTTGGGTAAACGTATGGGTTTACAAATTCCAGGAGAAGCCAGGCCTCATTTTAAGCATCCGGGTGATAAAGATTGGTATGGAACAACGTTACCTTGGTTGTCGATAGGCTATGAACAAACGATCACGCCCTTACAAACATTAACGCTTTATAATGCAATTGCCAACAATGGAACAATGGTGGCTCCAAAATTTGTAAAAGAGATCAGGTACTTAGGTAAAACAGTACAATCGTTTGATACCAAAGTATTGGCGGATAAGATCGTTTCTGACAGAACACTCGGAAAGGCTAAGGAACTGTTGGAGGCCGTTGTTCAGGAGGGTTCAGCTAAAGTGTTAAAAACATCTGTTTTTCCTATTGCGGGTAAAACAGGAACAGCTCAGATTGCGAATGGGAAATTGGGTTACAGAGGAAATTTGCGTTATCAGGCTTCATTCTGTGGATATTTTCCTGCTGATAATCCTAAATATTCAATGATCGTTTTGATCAATGAGCCAACCAATAAATTATACTATGGAGGGGCAGTTTCTGCTCCGGTATTTAAAGAAGTGGCCGATAAAGTATATGCAACTCAATTGGAAATTAATCCGGGTATCGAGAAGCAATACGTTAAAAATACGACCATGGTGCCTGTGGCTAAAGTGGGTTATCGTACAGAGACTGAATATATTTATAACAAGTTAGGTATTTCCATGAGTGGAAACACTAAAAGTACATGGATACATACTGCCAAATATGACAACGCTGTTAAGATGGCTGAAGTGGATGTACCAGAAAATGCAGTGCCTAACGTAATTGGAATGGGATTGCAGGATGCCATTTATTTATTGGAGAATGCTGGATTAAGAACAGTTGCAAGAGGAAAGGGTAGAGTTGTCGGACAATCAATTGCTGCCGGTGCCCAGATCATTAAAGGAAATACAATAGGATTAGAATTAAGATAG
- the rsmH gene encoding 16S rRNA (cytosine(1402)-N(4))-methyltransferase RsmH, with translation MSYHNPVMLKECLDGLNIDPNGVYVDVTFGGGGHSKAILERLDKGTLISFDQDPDAAKNAPEDDRLIFVAQNFRYLKKFCKLNGFKQVDGILADLGVSSHQFDSAKRGFSIRFDAELDMRMDQTSDLTAKKVINEYDEAELHRIFGMYGEIHNSKTLAKTIVVARLRESINTIAQLKEIVKPLVKRGKENQYYAQLFQAVRIEVNQELEALQEMLEQSAEILKPGGRLVVMSYHSLEDRLVKNFINKGKFRGEVEKDFFGNEIKPFEQLTRKAIVPTEEEIKENNRARSAKLRIGVKL, from the coding sequence ATGAGTTATCATAACCCCGTAATGTTGAAAGAGTGTTTGGATGGATTAAATATTGATCCAAACGGTGTATATGTGGATGTGACTTTTGGAGGAGGCGGACATTCAAAAGCTATTTTAGAGCGTTTGGATAAAGGTACTTTGATTTCTTTTGATCAGGATCCGGATGCTGCTAAAAATGCACCTGAGGATGACCGATTGATTTTTGTTGCTCAGAATTTTCGCTATCTGAAGAAATTCTGTAAGCTGAATGGTTTTAAACAGGTGGATGGAATATTAGCTGATTTAGGGGTTTCCTCTCATCAGTTTGATAGTGCCAAGAGAGGATTTTCAATTCGTTTTGATGCTGAATTGGATATGCGTATGGATCAGACTTCTGACCTAACTGCAAAGAAAGTGATAAATGAGTATGACGAGGCTGAACTACATCGAATTTTCGGGATGTATGGCGAGATTCATAATTCAAAGACACTTGCCAAAACGATTGTTGTAGCTCGCTTACGTGAGTCAATTAATACCATTGCGCAGCTAAAGGAAATTGTAAAACCATTGGTAAAGCGCGGCAAAGAGAATCAGTATTATGCGCAGTTGTTTCAGGCTGTTCGTATTGAAGTGAATCAGGAGTTGGAGGCTTTGCAAGAAATGCTAGAGCAATCGGCTGAAATATTAAAACCAGGAGGTCGCCTGGTAGTGATGTCTTATCATTCGTTAGAAGACCGGTTGGTTAAGAATTTTATTAATAAAGGTAAGTTTCGTGGAGAGGTGGAGAAGGATTTCTTTGGTAATGAAATAAAACCTTTTGAACAATTAACTCGCAAAGCAATTGTTCCAACAGAAGAAGAAATTAAAGAAAACAATCGTGCGCGCAGCGCCAAACTCAGAATAGGAGTGAAGTTATAG